In the Capsicum annuum cultivar UCD-10X-F1 unplaced genomic scaffold, UCD10Xv1.1 ctg3054, whole genome shotgun sequence genome, one interval contains:
- the LOC107854629 gene encoding uncharacterized protein LOC107854629 has protein sequence MLRYVKFMKEHVTKKIMVSYETVDNLHHCSVVSTRSLAQKKVEPRAFTIPCTVELFNFDKVLCDLGSSINLMPLAVYKKIGLGDPSPINMRLLMVDRSVKRPKGILHNALVKVADFVFLDDFVMLDYDVDFDVPIILGRPFLATGRIIIDMELNKLKFRLNKSEMQVEKGSNHKELIRNILMAPKSKRKRQEDDENERKAKKKAKKKKKTEKSEAEKTLQAYDELTE, from the exons ATgttaaggtatgtgaagtttaTGAAGGAGCATGTGACGAAGAAAATAATGGTGAGCTATGAAACAGTGGACAATCTCCACCACTGTAGTGTTGTTTCTACAAGATCCTTAGCTCAAAAGAAGGTGGAACCTCGAGCATTCACCATCCCGTGCACTGTCGAGTTATTCAATTTTGATAAAGTACTATGTGATTTAGGATCTAGCATTAATCTGATGCCATTAGCTGTATATAAAAAGATAGGTTTGGGGGATCCTTCTCCCATAAACATGCGATTGCTAATGGTAGATAGATCTGTGAAGCGACCAAAGGGAATATTACATAATGCATTGGTAAAAGTAGCTGATTTTGTATTCCTTGACGATTTTGTGATGCTTGATTATGATGTAGATTTTGATGTGCCtatcattttgggtagaccattcttGGCTACTGGGAGAATAATTATTGACATGGAGCTGAATAAGCTCAAATTCAGGCTAAATAAAAGTGAG ATGCAGGTTGAAAAAG GTAGTAATCATAAGGAATTGATCAG GAATATTCTTATGGCACCAAAAAGTAAGAGAAAGAGACAAGAAGATGATGAGAACGAGAGAAAAGCCAAGAaaaaggcaaagaagaagaagaagactgaGAAATCAGAGGCAGAAAAGACACTACAGGCATATGATGAGCTAACAGAATAG